A single genomic interval of Anopheles marshallii chromosome 2, idAnoMarsDA_429_01, whole genome shotgun sequence harbors:
- the LOC128718178 gene encoding uncharacterized protein LOC128718178 codes for MGVSVWLLLFCVGVILQQMVVSLASVPIARRQRTVINIPEVSQDPVVYSCDNVEENHRVTCGSCTSVMLCNYQKQNVGLYDCSSIDPLLPYCKDGKCQSELGCDLKSDLCPAEDNFYPVPHNCSEAVYCNDRLQATSYSAPSTSYMFEYETGSWIYLKTPADCFQINCNTASNLNKFFTYKPYPQLYFFCGTSGPLTFKCGVSEVFNETTKNCEFGCTKKGKFPISGVKDRYYSCLDGPNGSLQKFEESCPSGKEFDAQLQLCKNKE; via the exons ATGGGTGTTTctgtgtggttgttgttgttttgtgtaggAGTTATTTTGCAGCAG ATGGTCGTATCGCTAGCTAGTGTGCCGATTGCTAGGAGGCAAAGAACTGTAATAAATATACCAGAGGTATCCCAAGATCCAGTTGTGTACAGCTGTGATAACGTAGAGGAAAATCACCGGGTTACTTGTGGCAGTTGCACAAGCGTTATG CTATGCAATTACCAAAAACAGAATGTAGGATTGTACGATTGTAGTTCCATCGATCCTCTACTTCCCTACTGTAAGGACGGAAAATGTCAAAGCGAACTGGGTTGCGATTTAAAAAGTGACTTGTGCCCTGCAGAAGACAATTTTTATCCAG TCCCGCACAACTGTAGTGAAGCAGTGTATTGTAACGACCGTTTGCAAGCCACATCATACTCCGCCCCTTCCACATCGTACATGTTCGAATATGAAACAGGATCATGGATTTATCTCAAAACACCGGCCGATTGTTTCCAAATCAATTGTAACACCGCTTcaaatttgaacaaatttttTACATATAAACCATATCCTCAGCTATATTTCTTCTGTGGAACAAGCGGTCCACTCACATTTAAATGTGGAGTTAGTGAGGTGTTCAACGAAACGACGAAAAATTGTGAATTTGGTTGCACAAAGAAAGGCAAATTTCCCATTTCAGGAGTAAAGGATAGATATTATTCATGTTTGGATGGACCAAACGGTTCG TTACAAAAATTCGAAGAATCCTGTCCTAGTGGTAAGGAGTTCGACGCACAGCTACAGTTATGCAAGAATAAAGAATGA
- the LOC128707608 gene encoding uncharacterized protein LOC128707608 produces MLFRTGILFISLAFSHAVENLALNEESLNSTDDLGSAIPGTLVNISDVQLQRQSTITGVCDGVKQLVCDTCNTFRVCLGTVLGQGVTVACPTDQPYCNYGTTTDYCSNVPIPNVCTDATQNTPVICSAVGTFPDASNCRIYHGCTNIGQSSSIYRCPAGYVFNAALELCALENLFSRCIKMQCTANFIGHVRYGQSQRFYGLCDGTGQAPIIYRCPNRANFAFITGSTFGECGYLCPGQGNYPNSNDPAAYFQCFWANRQLRYNLMLCPTGLTFDSRLRYCT; encoded by the exons ATGCTGTTTAGAACGGGTATCCTCTTCATCTCGTTGGCCTTTTCGCATGCCGTAGAGAATCTGGCGTTGAACGAAGAGTCACTTAACTCTACAGATGACTTAGGTTCAGCAATACCAGGTACATTGGTGAACATCTCAGATGTGCAACTACAACGTCAATCAACTATTACCGGCGTATGTGATGGTGTGAAACAGCTGGTATGTGATACATGTAACACTTTTCGCGTTTGTTTGGGAACTGTACTTGGCCAAGGTGTGACCGTCGCATGTCCTACTGATCAGCCGTATTGTAACTACGGAACAACCACCGACTATTGTTCCAATGTTCCAATTCCAAACGTCTGCACTGATGCTACGCAAAACACACCAGTCATATGTTCGGCCGTTGGAACCTTTCCAG ATGCTAGCAATTGTCGTATCTATCATGGATGCACCAATATCGGACAGAGTTCGTCCATTTACCGATGTCCTGCTGGGTATGTGTTTAATGCAGCATTGGAATTGTGTGCCTTGGAAAATCTATTTTCTCGCTGCATTAAAATGCAATGCACGGCCAACTTCATCGGACATGTAAGATATGGTCAATCGCAACGATTCTATGGTTTGTGTGACGGTACCGGACAAGCTCCAATCATATATAGATGTCCAAACAGAGCCAACTTTGCGTTTATCACCGGTTCCACGTTTGGCGAGTGTGGTTACCTCTGTCCCGGACAGGGAAACTATCCAAACAGTAATGATCCGGCAGCATATTTTCAGTGCTTCTGGGCAAACCGACAGCTTCGATATAATTTGATGCTCTGTCCTACTGGATTAACATTCGACAGCCGCCTGCGATACTGCACCTAA
- the LOC128708258 gene encoding uncharacterized protein LOC128708258 — protein MQWYLALLLFAIALLCDGTFSQLGSGNTTALNTRTFVKKDCDGIKTYICDSCTSRRPCFGTQEIEATFTCGTGLFCIEGTATDRCSPTPSEACITSSASSSFTCTATGVFPDPNNCNYYHVCLAISESSSVYRCPPGYVFDVVTSSCIRQLSAANCVTVTCPVGAPRYVLYGTSRVYYAVCNGASLPTQVLRCPNGALFTFFTSSTIFGECVYTCSGQGNYANSNNPGSYFQCYISNGRLVYNELDCPSGTIFNQTLRYCTRQ, from the exons ATGCAGTGGTATCTTGCACTATTGCTCTTTGCAATTGCACTTCTGTGTGACGGCACGTTTAGTCAGTTAGGCAGTGGCAACACAACTGCCTTAAACACAAGGACTTTTGTGAAAAAAGATTGTGACGgaataaaaacatacatatGCGATTCTTGCACATCCCGAAGACCATGTTTTGGTACTCAGGAAATTGAAGCCACCTTTACATGTGGTACAGGATTGTTCTGCATAGAAGGTACTGCAACTGATCGTTGCAGCCCGACACCATCGGAAGCTTGTATAACATCATCTGCGAGCTCATCCTTCACATGCACTGCTACAGGTGTTTTTCCAG ATCCTAACAATTGCAACTACTACCATGTGTGTCTAGCGATTAGTGAATCTTCCTCCGTATACAGATGTCCGCCAGGATACGTCTTTGATGTAGTAACTTCCTCCTGCATTCGCCAACTGTCGGCAGCTAATTGCGTTACCGTTACCTGTCCTGTTGGAGCTCCTCGCTACGTTCTCTACGGCACAAGTCGAGTATATTACGCTGTATGTAACGGTGCCAGCCTACCTACCCAGGTATTACGGTGCCCGAACGGTGCACTATTCACGTTCTTTACATCTAGTACAATTTTCGGTGAATGTGTGTACACTTGCTCAGGACAGGGTAATTATGCTAACAGTAATAATCCTGGTTCATATTTCCAATGCTACATTTCAAACGGTCGCTTAGTGTACAACGAACTCGATTGCCCATCAGGCACCATTTTTAATCAAACCTTGCGATATTGTACAAGGCAGTAA